In the Telopea speciosissima isolate NSW1024214 ecotype Mountain lineage chromosome 6, Tspe_v1, whole genome shotgun sequence genome, ATTGAGAGATCAATTGTTGGGCAATTCTTGTGGATAGGGAAAAGAAATCAATGGGCTCAATCAAAATCTTTGAGATTACCATATACTGCCAGTCTAGGGCTTGAGGTAATGAGTTTGTACTTAGTTGAGATTCTTTTAGGTTGGTTGAGAAATGGAGTTTTTGGCTGTTCATTTCTGTGACATTTATGTTGTAGGCCTTTTGCACAACCAACGATATCCAGTCTCCTCGCTTCCAGGCCATAATGCGCATTACAAGTGGCCGGAGGGGGAAAAAATCTGATGTGAAGAACTTCTCTCATGAACTATGTTCCAAAGGGGGAGTTCGGCCCTTTCCATTCTGGAAGCCTCTTACATTAGGGCGAATTGAGGTAATCACTTAATTTTTCTTGATAtgatttttgaaatttattcttttaagatttgtatgttattttgttaaaatatttccttaaattcgattaggttttagaagaagaaggagaagaggtaaTGAAGGGGTGGAGAGCAGAAGGAGTGAAGAGGGTTTCAGTTGCAGGTTAGGATTCTTCAAGATTAAAAATAAagtaaacgatttggggaagaagagggcaatttggtcaattTCCCTCTTaattttaacgttgttagtaaTAAACTGACGGTTTGGGTGCATGtcttaacgtttgtaaacctcaggggggtacgtagaattatccaaaactggggggtataattatactttcgttaaacctaaggggtggtatgtgtaaattaccctttgttttttttttcaataagtacttgttatttttttatggtaTAAACTTTGAATTTGGGATTGAACTTTGAACttgattgatttgttttttttttgttgttgatgtGACTGGTCCTGGTGTTATTTCACTAAGATGCCTACGTACCCTTAGGTTTCTAAGGGATCGGGCCGAACGTAGTTCCTTTGTTTAGGAAACTTTAGACATAGTACTTCTTGAGCTAATCCATGTTTGTCAAATAATGGAGCTCGATCCCATCAAGATCCACCACTCGAACCGTTTGGCCAGGTACTATTTCTTTGATCATCTAAGGGCCACTCCAATTGGGCCTGAACTTGCCTCGTGATTTTGTATAGGTGCTCGTTGCTCTTTAAGCACCAAATCACCAACGGATAGTTGGTGTGGTACAACCTTCTTATTGAATGTTTGTATCATCCTTTGTTTGTACTTCTTCATATTATCGATGGCGCGCATGCTCTTCTCGTCAATGAGGTTTAGCTCTTGGAATCTTGTCTTGATCCAATTTGCTTCTGGAATGTCACTATCCATCATGACCCGAATGGAGGGTATCTCTAATTcgactagaaggactgcttccattccatagaccaaTGAGTAGGGTGTTTCCCCAGTCGAAGTTCGGATGGATGTTCTGGATGCCCAAAGTGCATAGTGTAACTTGTCGGTCCATTTATTGTGCTTGTCGGCCATTTTCTGTATTGTCCTCTTGATGTTTTTGTTGGCGGCCTCTACCGGACCATTGGTTTGAGGTCTGTAAGGCGATGATGTATGCCTTTGGATGTTCATCTTGTCGCACAGCTTCTTCACTTCTCCTCTGAAGTGAGATCCTTGATTTGATATGAGCTCGTGAGGGACTCCATATCAGCACATGATGTTGTTGCTTATGAACTTAGCCACCTTGGTTGTTGTTAGTTTGGCATAAGACTGTGCTCCTACCAATttagtgaagtagtcgatggctacTAGAATATACTCATAACCAATAGAAGATTTAGGGACCACTTGGCTAATGACGTTAATGCCCCAAGTGACGAATGGCCATggtgaacccccccccccccccccccccccccccccccccccccccccccccccccccccccccccccccccccccccccccccccccccccccccccccccccccccccccccccccccccccccccccccccccccccccccccccccccccagcccAGCTAATCAATCTTACGCAACggtaagaaaaagagaaacacaaaGAAACAAGTCTTCTCCATTCTAATTTCTTCCGTCCTCCTTCTTGCCTTCTTCTCGTACTTCTTCCTCTTTACTTCTTGGCTTATCCGATTCCAAACCAAGCACATACCCTGCTTTTTTTGTCAATTTCCAACTTTGCATCATTTGACAATATCTTATTCATATT is a window encoding:
- the LOC122665539 gene encoding uncharacterized protein LOC122665539, with product MNIQRHTSSPYRPQTNGPVEAANKNIKRTIQKMADKHNKWTDKLHYALWASRTSIRTSTGETPYSLVYGMEAVLLVELEIPSIRVMMDSDIPEANWIKTRFQELNLIDEKSMRAIDNMKKYKQRMIQTFNKKVVPHQLSVGDLVLKEQRAPIQNHEASSGPIGVALR